CGATACCCCCAAGAAAAAATGTGAGAAATGCGGGAGCAAGCTTAACAAGCTCATTTCCAATACGGCCTTTCAACTTAAAGGCAGTGGATGGTATGCCGACGGCTACTCAAGCAGCAAAAAAACAACGGCCGAAACAAAGCCGGCACCCAAGGCAGAAGCCAAACCTGCAGCTAAAAAATCGGATGTGTAGGGGCACCGCTTGCCCTGCACTATATGGTGTCAGGGCTTGCCGCGCCCATGTCCCTCGTGTTAATCTAATTTCCACGTGATCTTCAAAAAATCGCCAGAATCAAAGATGAGCAAAGCCTTAAAAAAAGGGGATAAGCATTTTTCAAAAGGTGAGTTTGACAAGGCCTATATTCATTATAGGCAGGCCCACTCGGCCAAGCCCACTCCCGAAACTTTGGACAAACTCATTACTTCCCACAAACAAAAAGAAGCCAAATGGACCGAGGAAGATTTTTTGGAAAACCTCACCCTGACCATGCAAAAACAGGAAATGGAAAACCCATCCATCAAACGTGTGCATGCACGTTTTGATGAAGATTTTAAAAAAGTCACCGAACTGATTAAAAAGATACTGATCCAAAATGATGAAGAAGCTGAAATCACCCTGAATGAAATCGTCGCTTATGGAGAAAAAGCCCTTTACCCGCTTCTTGATTTTATCGTGGCCATAAAGAAAAAAACAAAACCGGAATGAAAAAAAATCATTCACAACCAAAAGCAAAACCATCACCACCTCATTCCCATCAATCACCCCAAATCATCGGGCTTACAGGAAGCATTGCCTCAGGCAAGAGCACTGTCTCCCAAATGATCCGGAAAAAAGACATTCCTGTTATTTGCGCTGACCTCTTGGCACGTAAGGCCCTTGATCCTCACACCGAAGCTTCCCAAAAAGTACGTGCCCTTTTTGGGAAAGAAATCATCTTAAGGGATGGAAGTATTAATCGGAAAAAACTGGCCAATCTTGTATTTGGGAATAAAAACAATCTCGAAAACTTGAATTCAATCGTCCACCCTGAAGTATTGCAGATGATCAAAGACAAAATCAACGTCTTGGTCAAAGAAGGCTACCGGCTCATCATTTTGGACATTCCGCTGCTTTTTGAAGCCAAGCTTGACAAATTATGTGACAAAACGGTGGTTGTTTACTCACCGCACAAACAAATTGAAGAACGATTAAAAAAAAGAAACGGATATTCAGACCAGGAAATCCAGAAAAGAATTGCTTCTCAAATGGACATCGAAAAAAAGAAAACAAGGGCCGATTTTGTCATTGATAATTCAGGAACGCTGGAAGAAACAAGAAAGCAGGTGAAGGATTTGATTGGATTGCTAGTCGCTCGTTACTCGAGGACTCGTCGCTCGTAAAGCCTTGACTCCGCATTACGAGCGACGAGCCCTCGAGCTACGAGCACTCCGCCTTCCCTTCCAAAAAACTCTTCACAAAGGGAATTTTGGATGAACGAAAAGAAGCCTCATTCCCTTCCAGAATAATTTGCCCCTCATGAAGCATGGCTACTTTATCTGCAATGCGAAAGGTGGCTTGGATATCGTGGCTGATCACCACCGAAGTGATTCCCAGTTCTTTTTGCGTGTTTAAAATAAGTTGATTGACCGCATCGGTGGCCAGAGGGTCCAAGCCCGTGGTGGGCTCGTCGTACAAAAGAATTTTGGGTTTTAAAACCAGGGCACGGGCCAAACCAACGCGTTTTCTCATTCCGCCTGAAAGTTCACCCGGCATTTTCGCATCCACATTTTTCAACCCGACCAACTGGAGCATGGCATGCACTTTTGTTTTGATTTCCTGGTCTGTAAGAGAAGTGTGTTCTTTTAAAGGAAAGGCCACATTGTCATAAACATTCATCGAATCAAAAAGGGCCGCATGCTGAAAAAGCATTCCAAATTTTTTACGCATTTCTTTAAGTTGTTTTTCATCAAGCTTTGAAAGAGGGGTTCCATCTACAACAACATCTCCCGCATCGGGCTTTAAAAGCCCGATCATGTGCTTTAACAAAACACTTTTGCCCGTACCGCTGGGACCAATAATCACCGTGATTTTTTCCCTGGGAATTTTCAAACTAAGATCCCAAAGAACACGATGTTCCCCGAAGTTTTTTTTAAGTTTAACAAGTTCAATCATTTGGGTTTAATAATAAATTCCAGGATCCACTGGGTTAAAAAATAATCCGAAACCAACACAACAACCGAGGCAATAACAACAGCCCTTGTCGTGGCCAAGCCCACCCCGCGAGCCCCATTTTTGGTATGAAACCCCTGATAACAGCAAATCAAAGCCAGTAAAAAACCAAAAATAACAGCCTTGATAAGCCCCGCGTACAAATCCTTGGCATCCACATAAAATTCAAGGCGGGACATAAAGGGCCCTTCTGAAATATCGAGCAATCCCACGGCCACAAGGTAGGCTCCCACCATGCCGACAAAATTGAAAAGGATGGTAAGCATGGGCACCATCAATACAGAGGCCACTACACGGGGAACCACCAAATAATGAAAAGGATCCACCGCCATGCTTTCAAGCGCATCCATTTGCTCTGTCACACGCATGGTGCCAAGTTCAGCGGCCATCCCCGAACCCATGCGGGCGATCACCATCAAGGCGGTAAACACAGGAGCAATTTCACGCGTTAAAGAAAGCCCCACCGTAGAACCCACCAGGGTTTCTGCATTAAACAGGCGAAAGGCATACCCTGTTTGCAAAGCAAAGACCGCCCCCGTAAAAAAACTGACCAACAAAATAATAGGGGTTGAACCAATGCCAATTTCACTCATGTGTTCGATAAAGATTTTCTGGCGAAAAGGTTTTTCCCTGAGCCAACGAAAAAAACGGCCGGCAAATTCGGCGTAACTTCCAACAACAGAAAAAAATTTTAAAACAAACGACATAATCACATTTTCGTAGGGGCGCCGCTTGCCGCGCCCGTTACCCAATTTGGGCGCAGCAAGCGGCGCCCCTACGGATCACAGATAAAATCTCGGCACCCTGGCCGAAATGCCGCAAAAAATTTCATACGAAATCGTCTCGGCCCATTTGGCTATTTCTTCAGCCCTTATTTCTTCAGCCCCCTGACGGCCCATTACCACCACCTCATCCTCCATGGCCACACCGGATACATCAGTGACATCCAGCATGGTGAGATCCATACATACTCTTCCTGCAATGGGCACTCTTTTTCCTTTAAGGAGCATGCTTCCCCTGTTTGAAACAAGCCTTGGCAAACCATCGGCATAACCTATGGGAACAACGGCAATGAGACTTTCTCGTTCTGTTCTAAAGGTTCCTCCATAACTGATCGAAGAACCCATGGGATATTTTTTAAGGCTGATGATTCTTGTTTTTAAAGACATCACAGGCAAAAGATCTGCTGCTTTTTGCTGGCGTGGATTCGGATAAGCCCCGTAAAGCATGATTCCCGGACGCACCCACATTCCAGACATTGCCCGCCCATCCATAAGGGCGGCTGAATTACACACGTGATAAACTTTGACATCAGGTCTTTGGGAAAAAACAAATTGCCTTATCTCTTCAAAAATCTTTAATTGGCTTTCGGTAAAACTTTGATCCGGCTCATCAGCGCGCGCCAGGTGGGTAAATAGCCCTTCCACTTTTACTTTTGGATTTTTGGCCAAAACCTGGAGCAGATGCTTGGTATCTTCAGGCAAAAGACCAAGCCTTCCCATGCCCGTATCCATTTTTATATGGACCGGAATTTTTTTACTTCTTTTTAAAACAAATTTTCCCCATCGGGCCACTTCATCTGGGTGATGAAGAATGGGTGTTAATTTGTAGGCCTCAAAAACAGCAAGTTTTTTTGAAAGTAAGCCCCCCAAAACAAAAATAGTTCCCTTCAATCCTGATTTCCTTAGTTCAATACCCTCTTCTATCGTGGCTACCCCAAAATGGCGAGCTCCACACTTCCAAAGGGCTTTTGCACATGCTATGGCTCCATGCCCATACGCATTGGCCTTGATAATGGCTAACATGGTTACATCCGGGGGCACTTTTTGTCGGGCTTGCTTCCAATTAGACCCAAGGGCTTTAAGATTGATCTCGCAAATTGTGGGACGATGATTCAAAGACATTTTCTTGAACCTTACGAAAAAATTTTTTATGTTACAATTCTTAAATCAATGAATGAAAACTTCATCCAATTTATTGGCCATTCAAGTGCTCTTGTTCATCTTGATGGCATCACACTGACTGTCGACCTCAATCTGTCTTCAAGAGTGGGAGGGCTTTTCAAACGCCATGGTACGATAGGTTTGGACCTAAACAATTTGCCAAAAGTAGATGCCTTTTTGGTCACCCATGCCCATTACGACCATTTGGATATTTTTAGCTACAAGTACTTTGATCAAAAAATTCCTTTTATTGCTCCTGTTGGGTTTGCCAGTCTTATCAATAAATTTTTACACAACCCCGTTATCGAACTTGAATTAAACAGCAAACATTTTGTGAATAATGTCGCGATAAGTGCCATCCCCACACAACATTATGGTTTTAGAATTTCAGGGCTTAACTACACGAAGTGCAATGGTTACATTATTCAATGTGCTGACCATACGGTTTATCATCCGGGGGATACGGGCTATGGCCCCCATTTTAAGCAAATTGCCGACATGTTTTCGATTGATGTTGCTTTTTTGCCCATTGGAGCCTTCGAGCCCCGTAGCTTGCTTGGGCACCAACATTTAAATCCACAGGAAGCCCTTCAAGCCTTTGAAGATTTGCATGCCAAGGTCATGGTTCCCATCCACTGGGGGGCTTTTCGGCTTGGAATGGAACCCATTGACGAACCTTTAAGAAGATTGAAAGCTCTTTTGGAAAACAATCCCCTTAAAGACAGGGTCAAAATCCTTCAACCGGGGGAAAAATTAGAGTTGGGATCTCTATGAATTTTATTTCGTGCCTCATTAATGGGCAACCACAAAGACTTCCCCAAGGGCTTAATGTCGAACAATTATTAAAACACCTCCATTGGGAACAAAAAAAGAATCTTGCCATTGCCATCAATGGTGAAGTAGTCCCCGGATCAGCGCATTCCAGCACGGTTGTTAAAGAAAACGACCGTATTGAAATTATTACTCCCATG
The genomic region above belongs to Deltaproteobacteria bacterium GWA2_45_12 and contains:
- a CDS encoding thiamine biosynthesis protein ThiS encodes the protein MNFISCLINGQPQRLPQGLNVEQLLKHLHWEQKKNLAIAINGEVVPGSAHSSTVVKENDRIEIITPMAGG
- a CDS encoding alanine racemase: MSLNHRPTICEINLKALGSNWKQARQKVPPDVTMLAIIKANAYGHGAIACAKALWKCGARHFGVATIEEGIELRKSGLKGTIFVLGGLLSKKLAVFEAYKLTPILHHPDEVARWGKFVLKRSKKIPVHIKMDTGMGRLGLLPEDTKHLLQVLAKNPKVKVEGLFTHLARADEPDQSFTESQLKIFEEIRQFVFSQRPDVKVYHVCNSAALMDGRAMSGMWVRPGIMLYGAYPNPRQQKAADLLPVMSLKTRIISLKKYPMGSSISYGGTFRTERESLIAVVPIGYADGLPRLVSNRGSMLLKGKRVPIAGRVCMDLTMLDVTDVSGVAMEDEVVVMGRQGAEEIRAEEIAKWAETISYEIFCGISARVPRFYL
- a CDS encoding dephospho-CoA kinase, whose product is MIRKKDIPVICADLLARKALDPHTEASQKVRALFGKEIILRDGSINRKKLANLVFGNKNNLENLNSIVHPEVLQMIKDKINVLVKEGYRLIILDIPLLFEAKLDKLCDKTVVVYSPHKQIEERLKKRNGYSDQEIQKRIASQMDIEKKKTRADFVIDNSGTLEETRKQVKDLIGLLVARYSRTRRS
- a CDS encoding ABC transporter ATP-binding protein, with the protein product MIELVKLKKNFGEHRVLWDLSLKIPREKITVIIGPSGTGKSVLLKHMIGLLKPDAGDVVVDGTPLSKLDEKQLKEMRKKFGMLFQHAALFDSMNVYDNVAFPLKEHTSLTDQEIKTKVHAMLQLVGLKNVDAKMPGELSGGMRKRVGLARALVLKPKILLYDEPTTGLDPLATDAVNQLILNTQKELGITSVVISHDIQATFRIADKVAMLHEGQIILEGNEASFRSSKIPFVKSFLEGKAECS